The genomic DNA TAAATAAAACACCAATAACACCTGCTGGAATGGTTGCAATAACAAGATAAATAATAAAGAAGAAATCTGATTTCGCGTCTTCTGCTCTTGTAAATATATAAGAGAGACCATTCTTCGTCAGACGAATTAAATCATTTCTATAAATAAGTAATACAGCTAATAATGAAGCTGAATTAACAAGTAGTTCGAAGCTAAATCCTTCTATTTTTAGTCCTAGCAAATGTTGTGCTAAAACGAGGTGACCACTTGAAGAAATCGGAATTGGTTCTGTTAGTCCTTGGAACAGACCGAGAATTAAATATTTTAAAACGTAGTAAAATTGTTCCATAATAACCTCCTTGTTTATTAGTTGAAAGAAACAACTTTTCCATTATAACAAAGATATGGATGAATATTGAAAAGAAATAAATATTCGAAATAAAATAAAAATCCCTTATAGCAGTATAAGGGATTTTTATTTTTAATTAAGAAGTTACTGTTCCTTGAAGACTTTTAGACAATTGAACATCGACTTTTTCAGCATCATGAATATGATTCATAATAGTAGTATTTAATTTTTGGAACATTTGTTGTGTATTAGCGAATTCTCGTAATATGTCATCATTACAAGACTTTTGGTTTTCAATAGCCTTAATAACATTTGTAGCGCCATTTTGTAACGTTTGAATCATAACTAAAATATTTTCAATTCTAGCGTTTGTATCGGCGCTCATTTCTACACCTTCATCGACTAAATGTAAATTATCTTTTGTATTATCGTATGCTTTTTCAATTTCTTCTTGAATTTTTTTCGTTAAGTTGCCGATGTTTTTTGTGCTTTCTGCTGTACTTTCCGCTAGTTTTCTTACTTCATTGGCAACGACAGCGAATCCTTTACCGTGCTCTCCAGCACGTGCGGCTTCAATACTCGCATTTAAGGCAAGTAAATTTGTTTGTGCTGCAATGTTTTGAATGACTTCTACAATTTGCTCGATTTCCTTTGAGCGTTCGCTTAGATGATTCATACTATTAGACGTGCGTTGAGATTGTTCACCTAATTTATTAATTACAATAAGTAAGCGGTGAACGGATTCTTTTCCTTCATTAGAGCAGTCAATAATTTCTGCAATAGACTGAATTAAGCTTTGTTCCTTTTGCAACATTTCATTATTTAACTCATTGGAATGTGTCGTACGTGTTGAAACATTTTCGAAACATGAACTTAATTGTTGAACTAAATTTTGGAGTGTATTGTGTTGGTTATTTACAAGTTGATGCTCTTGTACAACGCTTTGTACACGATCGTGGATAGTCGAAATAGTCTCTTGTTTTTCAATATCTTTTTGTTTCAATTCTGCTTCTAATTCTTGTATACGCTCTTCTAATTGAGCAATTGTATGTTGGAGTGATTTCTTTTGAGTAAACATGTATTTATTTCAACCGCCTTCGAAAGTTATATTTTCTCTATATTTGGATTTTAGCATCTTTTGTATTTTTTAAATATAGGAATTGTTAAATATTTAAGAATCTATTACATTTTATTCATAATTCTCTTTTTTTTGTCACGAAAAATAAACTGTATTTAATCGTTTTGTAAACAAACTGTAAAATAAATCATGTATAACTGTATAAGAAGGGAGTCGGATTATGAACTATTTTAAGCGAATCAGCTGTCTAGTATTAGCAGGAATTATCGGTCTTTCTAGTACAGTCGCTGTTAAAGCAGAGTCAAACGACGAGAAACTTAACAACATGCAACAGCAATTGCAACAAAACGATGCAGAAATGCAAAAGAAAGAGCAAGAGAAGCAAGCTGTTAGTAAAGAAATTAAAGGTATTGAAAACGAACTACATAATTTAAATAATACAATTGCAAAAAATAAAGAGGATCAAGCTGCTATTCAACGTAAAATCGATGAAACACATAAGCAGATTGAACAAAAAAAGGAAGAAATTGTCGTTTTAGAGGATAAAGTCCTTGCTCGTAAAGACATTATGAGAAAACGTATGGTTTCTGTTCAAAACAGTTCAAATACAAGTTTAGTAGTAGAAGTTGTAGTAGAGTCAAAAAACTTTGCAGACTTCTTACAACGTATGAACGCAGTTTCTACTATTCTAGAAGCTGATAAAGAAATTTTACGTCTACAAGAACAAGATCTTCGTCAAATTGAAGAAGATAAGAAAACAATTGACGAAAAAGAAGCATCTTTAGTAGTAGACAAACAAAAATTAGCAAAAGCGCAAGCTGAACTGCAAGATAACTTGAAAAAACGTCAAGATAACTTACAAACAGTTCAAGCTAAATATAATGAGGTTGCAAGTCAGCTTAATTTAGCAGCGGAAGAGAAAGCTAAAATTGAATCAAATATGAAGGCAGTACAAGAAACAATTGCTCGTGAACAAGAAGCAGCAAGAATCGCAGCGGAAGAGCGTGCAAAAGCAGAAGCGGCTGCAAAGGCTGAGCAAGAAGCTTTAGCGAAAGCACAAGCAGAAATTGCTGAAAAGCAAAAGCAAGAAAAAGCTAGTAAACCGGCAGAACCAGTTGCTAATAATAATTCGAAGGTAGAACCTGCACAACCTTCTAAGCCAACTGCTGGTGGGAAAGAAATTTATGTAGAAGCTACAGCTTATACAGCTGATCCAGCGGAAAATGGTTATGCGTCAGGTCAACAAGTATTTTCTGCATGGGGACCAGGTGGTAAAGGTTATAATCTAACTGCAAACCCAGGAATGAAATTAATTGCTGTAGATCCAAGTGTTATTCCATTAGGCAAAACTGTAAATGTTGAAGGTTATGGAGTCGCAATTGCAGCAGATACTGGTGGAGCGATTAAAGGTAACAGAATTGATGTGTTAATGCCTGATAAAGGGTCTTCTAGTCAATGGGGAAGAAAAATCGTTAAAGTTACAATTTTAAACTAAAACGTAATCCAACTTTACAATACGTAGAGTTGGATTTTTTACAATATTAATGTTAAGTTAAGTTTACATTTTGTTAAGGATAGCATACAATAATGGTGAGAGGTGGTAAATTTGACCATTTTAAACAGAGTAAAAGAATTAAGAGCTCGTTTTAATTTTTCACAAAGTGTATTAGCAGAAAAGGTTGGAGTGACGAGACAAACAGTTGCTGCAATTGAAAAAGGGGATTACGTTCCTTCATTGTTACTAGCATTGATGATTTGTGATGTATTCCAGTTAAAGATGGAAGACGTGTTTGTTTTAAATAAGGAGGGGGAAGAGGATGAGTAGAATTGGTTTTTCTTATATTATAAATGTACTCTATACTGCACTAGCATGCTGGACATTTGTTGAATTTTATAGTGTTATTACAGAGTTAGCAGACATATTTAAAAACGAGAAATTCCCGTTTGAAGTAGCGGTTAATGGAGTACCATTTATTTTATTATTTATTGGAGCTATTATAGTTACAATTTTTTATAGAATTCAAAAGAAAAAATATAAGAATTTATCTTTTTGGATGTATCCATTATTATTTCCACTAGAAGATGAACGTGAAAAAGCGATTACGGATAAAGCTTGTCGAACAACATTTGTATCGTTATGGTTTGTGTTACCTTGTGCAGTTGGATTTTTAACTTTTTCGCCTATTATTAATGAATATCTTCCTGGATACCCATTATATATTCTATTTTCTATTTTCTTTATTCAAATGACAGTATTTCACGTATCATTATACAGAAATAAATTAGCTTAAAAAGAAACCTTCTTGCACCGGCAAGAAGGTTTCTTTTCAGCTAATACTTGTACATATGGCGATATTATTTTATCATTTTATATAGAGTAAGATTTTGTAAGGGAAAGGAATTGTATATGAATAAGCAAAGAATTTATAGTATAGTAGCAATCCTGCTATTTGTTGTAGGTGGGGTGTTAATTGGAAAGCCATTTTATGATGGATATCAGGCTGAAAAGAAACAGACTGAAAATGTGCAGGCTGTTCAAAAGATGGATTATGAAAAGCATGAGACGGAATTTGTAGATGCTTCCAAAATTAATCAACCAGACTTGACGGAAGTAGCGAATGCATCATTAGATAAGAAACAAGTAATTGGTCGTATTTCGATTCCAAGTGTTTCAGTAGAACTGCCTGTTTTGAAAGCTTCTACTGAAAAAAACTTATTAACAGGTGCAGCGACAGTAAAAGAGAATCAAGTTATGGGAAAAGGAAATTACGCACTAGCAGGACATAACATGTCTAAAAAAGGTGTTTTATTTAGTGATATAGCTTCTTTGAAAAAAGGCGATAAAATTTATTTGTATGACAATGAAAATGAATATGAGTATGCGGTTACTGGTGTATCTGAAGTAACTCCTGATAAGTGGGAAGTTGTGGAGGATCATGGGAAAGATGAGATAACGCTTATTACATGTGTATCTGTAAAGGATAATTCTAAGCGTTATGTTGTTGCTGGTGATTTAGTAGGAACGAAGGCGAAGAAGTAAAAAAGAAGGTGAACTCTTTAAAGAGTTCACCTTCTTTTTTACTAATGTTGAGAAAAAATAGAATGTTTTGGTTTGTATTTAAGTATTCTTCTATTTATGTATAATAAAGTTATAATTCTATATTTTGGGAGGAACAAGAGTGAGACAACAGGTGAAGAAACTTCTTTTAACAACGAGTATAGCGTTATTGGTAGCTCCAATTTCAGCTTATGCGCATCCAGGGCGTACAGATGCTAATGGCGGACATACGTGTCGTACAAATTGTGAGAAATGGGGATTACAGTACGGGGAATATCATTATCACAATAAACCAGCTTCTAGTAGTGGTGCAACGAGCCCAGCTCCTAGCCAGAATAATAATAGTGCTGTAGAAGCTGAGAGACAAGCAGAAGCACAGCGTAAAGCTGAAGAAGAGAGACAACGTGTAGCCGAAGAACAAAGAAAAGCTGAAGAGGCACGTAAGCAAGAGGAAGCGCAGCGCCAAGCTGATATGGAAAAAGGTCAACTTGAAGGTCAAAAGAATGGAGAAACTGATTTTAAAGCAGGAAAAAATGATGCAGAAGTGCATGTAGCTGGAAAATCTGATGCATATAAACAAGCGTTTAAAGCGACTTATGCAGCCGCATGGTCTTTAGAAGAGCAGAAGAAAACGCATTTTGAAAAAGGAAAAGAACAAGGTTTAGCACAAGAGACGATGGACGATAGTCAAGTTGCTCCAGAGTTTAAGGTAAACTTTGTAGACGGGTTCAAAGTAGGGAATAAAGAAAGAACAGAAAAAATTGAAAAAGAACAAGCTGAATTAGGAGAAAAGACAGGGAAAGAACTAGCTGAAAAGAATCCTGGAAATAGAGAGAAAGAAGTATACGTGAAGGCATATGAAACAGCGTATGAAAAAGGCTATAAGTCTACAAAAAAGGCAGTAGAAAAGGCTGGCTATAAGTATGCATTTGAAAACTATAATTTAAAAGTTCCTGCTAAGTATGAAAGAAATGAATTGTTAAAGAAATGGTTTACTGAAGGGTTTAAATTGAATAAAAAAGCAGCAGAAATTCGAGAAGAAGGGTATAAAAAGGGAGACAGCTGGTTCTCATTCTTCTATAAGAGTTTCGTACCAAGTGAATATAAAGAACATAAAGAGCTGTACGAACAAGCAATAGAAAAAGGTAAAACGGCATAAAAAAAGATGAGGAGAAATTCCTCATCTTTTTTAATCCATCCATTTCACTAATTTCTTAGAAATTAATAATAAAACACAACCTAATACAATTGCCACAGCGCCAATAACCGTGAATACTTCAGCGTATCCAAGTGAGGTTGTGAAGCTTGCAAGTTGTCCGCCTAAAATGTTGGCGATACCTGAACTTGCTAGCCATACACCCATTAGTAAAGATGCTAATTTTACCGGAGCAAGCGCACTAACCATTGATAGTCCGACAGGTGATAAGAATAGCTCACCTAACGTATGGAAAAGATACGTAAAGACGATAAATAGTAAGTTTGCTTTTTCTGTAATGTTATGTTCATCACTACCTGTTTTTAATGTAGCGATAACGAGAATGATATAACCGATACCAAGCAAGATCATACCAAGTCCCATTTTAGTTGGGATTTTTAAATCACCGCGCTTGCGAGTTGCAAGTTTTGCCCATAATGCAGAAATGACTGGAGCAAGTAAAATAATAAATAATGGATTGACCGATTGGAACCAAGATGTTGGAACTTCCCATCCGAACACAGAGCGGTCTACAAATTTGTTTGTATATAATGTTAACGAGCTACCAGCTTGTTCAAAGCCAGCCCAGAAGAAGACAACGAAGCATGTTAAAATGACGATAACTGCGGTACGTTGTTTTTCTTTTTTTGTTAACGGTGTATCTCCTACTGATGGTTGTCCATCTGTTGTTTGTAAATCGCGAGTTGGTTTTTTACCGATATCACCAAGGAAGCGATTTGATAATGTTGTAAATAAAATTTGTCCAATAATCATTCCGATTGAAGCGGCTAAGAAACCGTAACGGAATCCGTAATGTACAACGCCATCAACTGTTGTTTTGAATAAATTTTCTGATAAAAACCCGCAAACGAGTGGAGCTAAAAATGACCCGACGTTAATACCCATATAGAAAATGGTAAATGCACTATCACGTTTTGGATCGTTCTCTTCGTATAATTCTCCAACCAGTGTAGAGATGTTCGGTTTGAAGAATCCGTTACCGATAATAATAAGCGCTAATCCGAGGTATAGGCCTAATTGGTTTTGCAAGGCAAATAGTGTAAGGTTACCGATTGCCATTGTTATACCACCAATTGTGATTGCTTTTCGTCTACCTAGAAAACGGTCTGTTAAGTATCCACCAATCATTGGTGTGAAATAACAGGCTCCAGTATAAAATCCGTAAATAGAGAGTGCCCATGCGGGACTAAACCCAAGACCACCGCTTACTAAAGCTGTCGTTAAATATAATGTTAATAATCCTCGTAATCCATAGTAACTAAATCTTTCCCACATTTCTGTAAAGAAGAGTAAGTATAAACCTGGAGGATGTTTCTTTTTTCTTTGTTGTTCTCTTTCTAGTTGTATCGCTGATTCCATGTTATTTTCCTCCTGACACAAACAAAAACAAAGTTAATAATTTTGTACATTTAATATTTTACTTTATTAACTATTATAAGTCAATAAAGGTTGATTTTTCAGAAGAGATTGGAAAAAGGGAATAGCTATAGAAGGGGTGTTTCTTTTGTGATAGACTATGGACTATGTTTTCTTTGTAAGGAAGCGGGTTATTGTACTTTTTTTATATGTGGAATTGATTTCATAAAAGATGAAATTAAAGAAGGAGAAAGAAATGAAATTGTTACAGAAAAAAGAAATTTTACTTATTAGTCTTATGTTATTCTCGATGTTCTTTGGAGCAGGGAATCTTATATTCCCACCTTTTCTTGGATATGAAGCAGGAGAACATGTGTGGATTTCGTTAGTAGGATTTATTATATCAGCAACAGGTCTTCCTATATTAGGTGTTATTTCTATTGCAAAAGCAGGAAGTTTTCAAACGTTAGCGGGTAGAGTTCATTCTTCATTTGCAATTATTTTTCCATGTATCGTGTATGTATTTATTGGACCTGGGCTTGGTATACCACGTGCGGGAAGTTTAGCCTTTGAAATGGGGCCAGGTCAGTTATTCCCTGAAGCAGGAAGCGGAGTATTATTGTTTTACACAGTTATTTTCTTTAGTATTGTTTACTGGTTAAGTTTATCACCATCTAAACTAATGGGGTTGTTTGGAAAAGTCTTGACGCCGTTATTATTATGTATGATTGCACTTATTTTTATAAAGAGTATGTTTACAACAGTAGGAGATATGAAAGAACCAATAGGGAACTATGGCCAAGCTCCTATGTTTCAAGGGTTTTTAGATGGATATTTAACAATGGATGCGTTAGCTGCTTTAATCTTTGGAATTGTTATTGCAAATGCATTACGTGCAAAGGGTATTGAAGATGATAAAGGTTTAGCGAAATATATGAGTATTGCTGGAATCGGGGCAGGACTATTATTATCGATTATTTATGTCATCCTTGGATATGTGGGGGCAATTAGTGGCTCATTAGGAACATTTGATAACGGTGCCAAAGTGTTAGCACAAGTTATGACTACATTATTTGGACAGGGCGGAGTCGTTTTATTAGGTCTTATTTTTACTATCTCATGTTTATGTGTTTCAATTGGACTTGTTACGTCTTGTAGTCAATTTTTTTCGAGTGCATTTCCGAAAGTATCTTATAAAGTGTGGGCATTTATAGTAAGCGTTGTTAGTATGATCTTAGCTAATTTAGGATTAACGCAAATTTTAAAAGTATCAGTACCAATTCTTGGATTTATTTATCCAATTGCATTAACGCTTATTATTCTAGGGTTATTCCATAAGTATATTGGGAAGTATGCATACGTATATACAGTAACTGTTTGGATTGTAGCAATATTTAGTGCAATTGATATTTTAAATAAAAATGTAATGATGAATCAGTGGACGTCAGTATTAAAATACATTCCGTTTTATACAGAAGGTGTTGGATGGATTGTTCCAGCTATTGTAGGCATGTGTCTTGGTTTCATCGTTAGCATTGCTTTAAATAAGAATAAATGAGTAAAAAGGTGTTTTCCTATTTTGGGAAGACACCTTTCTTTTTTTGGAAAAATACTATTGAAAATGAATAGACTAAGAGTATGATAAAGGTAATTGGTAATATATAGGTTTAATGAGAGTTACGAATAAGGGGGTAGCATATGAAGAAGGATTTGGATAAGAAAATAGAAGCACTCGAAACGGCAATTGAAACGATTCAAGAAGCACTTGCTGAATTAAAGGTGAAGCAAAGGGAAATAGAAGTAGAAAACGCTCAGCAACATGTTAGTAAGGATAAGAAAGAATATATTGAAACGGTAATGGAGGAAAAGCCAAAAGAAGAAATAGTTAAGATAAAAGAGCCTTTGCAAGAATGTGAGGTAAAACAAGTAGATATATCTGCTTTTAAACCAGAGCCATTTAATATTATTAAGTTTTGTCAAACGTGGTTACCGCGTGTATTTGTCGGTATTATGTTGCTTGGAGTGATCTGGTTATTTAAAGCAGGGGTAGATGCTGGTTTATTAACACCAGCAATACGAATTGTGTTTGGTATCGCATTATCTATCGGTTTGTATTATATAGGAGATATTCAAATTAAAAGAGAGCGGCAGGCGTTAGGATTAGTATTGGTTGGAGGAAGTATTTCGGGGATTGTTTTAACGACGTTTGCGGCACATTATTTGTATGCATTTATTCCGGCAAGTATCGCGTTTCTCTTTAATATTACATGGGTTATTTTAGGGATTTATTTAGCGAAAAGATATAACTCGGAATACCTTACTATCTTCGTAGCGGTAGGAGCGTTCTTCGTGCCATTCTTGTTAAATAGTACGACTCCTAATCCTTATATTTTCTTTGGATATGAGACAGTGTTAACACTTAGTTTATTATGGTATGGATTGAAAAATCGTTATAAATATTTATATATGATTTCTTACGCTGTTGCGGCCATTGTTCTTTTTGTCTTCTTTGCTGTTATGTCAATATTAGTAGAGAACTTGCAAATACAGTTAACGATTGTATATGGTTTGATTCATTTACTATTATTTTGGCATATGTTTACGGAGAGAAGTTTTATACCAGAACCGCGTTTGGCGATATTTAGTGCGAATGCAGTGTTCTTTATACTAGCTATTTCAAAAATACCTGATTTTACAACATGGGGATTAATTATTAGTGCAATTGTGCACGCTGCTATGTTTGTGCTTGAGTATAGGAAGAATAGACATTCTACATTTACAAATCTCTTATTTGGTTTCACAATGGGAGCATTTAGTTTAGCGATTTTATACGAGTATAGTTTAGTAAATGCAGCGATCGTACTATTATTACAAGGTTTCCTTGGAATGGTTACTTCTATTAAAGGAAAACAACAGATAAAATTGTATGTTAGTGCAACGATTTACGCGATTGGAATGATACAAACGATTTTTAGTCCGTTTGATCAATTTATTTCGGCAGGCTTTGTTGCTCATATTATTTTAATAGGAACATTCTATTATTGCATGAGACAAGCGAAAGAAGTGTTAGCGAGTTTTGGTAAGTATGTGTACTCTATAGCGCTCTACTGGTTAATGGTCATTGTATTTATTACAATTACTAGAATTGGTGAAGTTCTTTCTACAGATGGAAGTATAATTAGCGTATCTGTATCGTTATTATGGATGATATATGCGTTATTTGCAGTTTGGTTTGGCCGTTATAGACAGATGAATGAAATATTATATGCTGGATTAATCGTATTAGTAGTAACGGTAGGGAAGTTATTCCTACTTGACTTACCGGAGGTTTCGATGATGATTAGGGCAGTGTTATTCCTAATCGTCGGTAGTATAGGTATCGTTATTTCAAGAATGTTTTTCTCAAAAGAAGAGAAGTGAAAAGAAGGCAATCCATGTATGGATTGCCTTTTTCATTATTTTTTATTAATCGTTACAGTTTCATTATATTTCGCTGTTGTATTTTGACGTAGACGAAGCGTTGCTTGTCCAGTTGTATTTGAATCAATCTGTACATTTACAACTTTTTCAGCAGAGCCTAAGC from Bacillus cereus G9842 includes the following:
- a CDS encoding 3D domain-containing protein; translated protein: MNYFKRISCLVLAGIIGLSSTVAVKAESNDEKLNNMQQQLQQNDAEMQKKEQEKQAVSKEIKGIENELHNLNNTIAKNKEDQAAIQRKIDETHKQIEQKKEEIVVLEDKVLARKDIMRKRMVSVQNSSNTSLVVEVVVESKNFADFLQRMNAVSTILEADKEILRLQEQDLRQIEEDKKTIDEKEASLVVDKQKLAKAQAELQDNLKKRQDNLQTVQAKYNEVASQLNLAAEEKAKIESNMKAVQETIAREQEAARIAAEERAKAEAAAKAEQEALAKAQAEIAEKQKQEKASKPAEPVANNNSKVEPAQPSKPTAGGKEIYVEATAYTADPAENGYASGQQVFSAWGPGGKGYNLTANPGMKLIAVDPSVIPLGKTVNVEGYGVAIAADTGGAIKGNRIDVLMPDKGSSSQWGRKIVKVTILN
- a CDS encoding helix-turn-helix transcriptional regulator is translated as MTILNRVKELRARFNFSQSVLAEKVGVTRQTVAAIEKGDYVPSLLLALMICDVFQLKMEDVFVLNKEGEEDE
- a CDS encoding class A sortase, coding for MNKQRIYSIVAILLFVVGGVLIGKPFYDGYQAEKKQTENVQAVQKMDYEKHETEFVDASKINQPDLTEVANASLDKKQVIGRISIPSVSVELPVLKASTEKNLLTGAATVKENQVMGKGNYALAGHNMSKKGVLFSDIASLKKGDKIYLYDNENEYEYAVTGVSEVTPDKWEVVEDHGKDEITLITCVSVKDNSKRYVVAGDLVGTKAKK
- a CDS encoding YHYH domain-containing protein translates to MRQQVKKLLLTTSIALLVAPISAYAHPGRTDANGGHTCRTNCEKWGLQYGEYHYHNKPASSSGATSPAPSQNNNSAVEAERQAEAQRKAEEERQRVAEEQRKAEEARKQEEAQRQADMEKGQLEGQKNGETDFKAGKNDAEVHVAGKSDAYKQAFKATYAAAWSLEEQKKTHFEKGKEQGLAQETMDDSQVAPEFKVNFVDGFKVGNKERTEKIEKEQAELGEKTGKELAEKNPGNREKEVYVKAYETAYEKGYKSTKKAVEKAGYKYAFENYNLKVPAKYERNELLKKWFTEGFKLNKKAAEIREEGYKKGDSWFSFFYKSFVPSEYKEHKELYEQAIEKGKTA
- a CDS encoding peptide MFS transporter, with the translated sequence MESAIQLEREQQRKKKHPPGLYLLFFTEMWERFSYYGLRGLLTLYLTTALVSGGLGFSPAWALSIYGFYTGACYFTPMIGGYLTDRFLGRRKAITIGGITMAIGNLTLFALQNQLGLYLGLALIIIGNGFFKPNISTLVGELYEENDPKRDSAFTIFYMGINVGSFLAPLVCGFLSENLFKTTVDGVVHYGFRYGFLAASIGMIIGQILFTTLSNRFLGDIGKKPTRDLQTTDGQPSVGDTPLTKKEKQRTAVIVILTCFVVFFWAGFEQAGSSLTLYTNKFVDRSVFGWEVPTSWFQSVNPLFIILLAPVISALWAKLATRKRGDLKIPTKMGLGMILLGIGYIILVIATLKTGSDEHNITEKANLLFIVFTYLFHTLGELFLSPVGLSMVSALAPVKLASLLMGVWLASSGIANILGGQLASFTTSLGYAEVFTVIGAVAIVLGCVLLLISKKLVKWMD
- the brnQ1 gene encoding branched-chain amino acid transport system II carrier protein BrnQ1; translated protein: MKLLQKKEILLISLMLFSMFFGAGNLIFPPFLGYEAGEHVWISLVGFIISATGLPILGVISIAKAGSFQTLAGRVHSSFAIIFPCIVYVFIGPGLGIPRAGSLAFEMGPGQLFPEAGSGVLLFYTVIFFSIVYWLSLSPSKLMGLFGKVLTPLLLCMIALIFIKSMFTTVGDMKEPIGNYGQAPMFQGFLDGYLTMDALAALIFGIVIANALRAKGIEDDKGLAKYMSIAGIGAGLLLSIIYVILGYVGAISGSLGTFDNGAKVLAQVMTTLFGQGGVVLLGLIFTISCLCVSIGLVTSCSQFFSSAFPKVSYKVWAFIVSVVSMILANLGLTQILKVSVPILGFIYPIALTLIILGLFHKYIGKYAYVYTVTVWIVAIFSAIDILNKNVMMNQWTSVLKYIPFYTEGVGWIVPAIVGMCLGFIVSIALNKNK
- a CDS encoding DUF2339 domain-containing protein; the encoded protein is MKKDLDKKIEALETAIETIQEALAELKVKQREIEVENAQQHVSKDKKEYIETVMEEKPKEEIVKIKEPLQECEVKQVDISAFKPEPFNIIKFCQTWLPRVFVGIMLLGVIWLFKAGVDAGLLTPAIRIVFGIALSIGLYYIGDIQIKRERQALGLVLVGGSISGIVLTTFAAHYLYAFIPASIAFLFNITWVILGIYLAKRYNSEYLTIFVAVGAFFVPFLLNSTTPNPYIFFGYETVLTLSLLWYGLKNRYKYLYMISYAVAAIVLFVFFAVMSILVENLQIQLTIVYGLIHLLLFWHMFTERSFIPEPRLAIFSANAVFFILAISKIPDFTTWGLIISAIVHAAMFVLEYRKNRHSTFTNLLFGFTMGAFSLAILYEYSLVNAAIVLLLQGFLGMVTSIKGKQQIKLYVSATIYAIGMIQTIFSPFDQFISAGFVAHIILIGTFYYCMRQAKEVLASFGKYVYSIALYWLMVIVFITITRIGEVLSTDGSIISVSVSLLWMIYALFAVWFGRYRQMNEILYAGLIVLVVTVGKLFLLDLPEVSMMIRAVLFLIVGSIGIVISRMFFSKEEK